GTTAATGTTCACGTGGAAGTCCGCGTGCTGCGCCAGCCAGATGAGGCGCTGGTCCAATACCTTGAGGCTCTTCTTGCTGACGTCATCTGGCATGACGTTGTCGATCGAGATCTGCATGTGGTCGAGACCGGCCTTGTTCAGCCGTTCGATCCGGTCCTTGTTCAGCAGGTAACCGTTGGTAATCATGCCCGCGATCGCACCCGTCTTGCGGATCCGTGCAATCACGCGGTCGAGGTCGGGATGCAGAAGAGGTTCGCCACCGGAGATGGTGATCACGCTCGTCCCCAGACGACCAAGGTGGTCGATCCGGCGCTCCATCTCCTCAATCGGAGTGGGATCGGAGTGATCGTCGTACTCATTGCAATAGGTGCAGGCCAGATTGCACCGGCGCATGGGCACGATGTGCGCCATATAAGGATGCCCGGTCGACAAAACAGCCGAGGCAATCGATCCGAGTTCGCGCAAACGTCGCGTAGCGGCCTTGAGGCGTCGCTTCAAAGGAAGCGCGCGGCGCGCGGGCGGAAGGGTAACGGTTCCAGAGGACATACGACTCCCAGTCTATCGGATACGACCCTGCCTGTAACCGGAAGGGTACTTCTCCATGCAACTTCGCGCCGCAAGCCATCCCCCGGACAAGATAAAGCCATCCATTGCTAATAGATGTCGATGATCCCCAATCCGGACCGAAGATCGTCCAGCGCAACCGATGCAGCGCTGCGGGAAAAGCTCGCCGAGGCCGTCGCCAGCGAGACGCGCGCCCTCACGCAACTGGAGCACGCGCACCATGCGATCGAGGCCCGCGACAAGTCTGTCGCCGTTTCCGATGAGCGCTCACGACAGCTTCTTCGCGCTAACCCTTTTGGAATCCTCATCGGTGGTCTGGACGGGAGCGTAGGCTACGTCAACCCGCCCCTTCTCAGTCTTTTGGGATACGCCCAGGAAGAGATCGACAACCCCGCATTTACTTGGCGGACGATCACGCCACCCGAGTTCGAAGAAGTTGACCGTAAGGCCATCGAAACGCTTCTCGCCACAGGCTCCTGCCCGGCGTACTACAAGGAGTACATCGCGCGCGACGGTCATCGCATTCCCATTCTGATTGGGGCCGCACTGATTCCCAATTTGGAAGGCGGCCGGGATTTCGCCGCGTTCGTTACCGATCTCTCGCAACTGCGGCGGACGGAAGAACAGCTCGCCGAGAGCCGCGCGTTGCTGGAAAAGCAGTACGCCGAAATGGAAGTGCTCTATCGCACAGCGCCCATCGGCCTTGCCTATTTCGACCCGAAGGATTTCCGCTATCTCCGTCTCAACGATGCTCAAGCTGAGATCGTCGGTAAGCCCAAAGAGGAGATTCTGGGTCACTCCGTTACGGAGATTGCTCCCATCCAAGGCCTCCGCGAGATGTTTGAGCAGGTTGCTTCAGGTCAACCGGTCGTAAACCAGCTTCTTGAAGGTGAGTTGCCGGAACGTCCTGGAGAAAAGCGCGCCTGGACGGTGAACTACTTTCCCGTCTTCTCCCCGCAGGGAGAGGTCCAGGGCATTACCGCCGCTTCGCTGGAGATCACGGCACAAAAACGCGCAGAGTCGGCCCTTCGCCAGAATGAAAAGCTCGCCGCAGTCGGTCGTCTTGCCTCTTCGATTTCGCATGAGATCAATAACCCGCTTGAGGCCATCACAAATCTGCTCTATCTAGCTCGGCACGAGGAAAATAGCGAAAAACGCAACAGTTACCTAGAAACCGCCGAACGCGAGGTCGCCCGCGTTTCGCAGATCGCTACCCAGACGTTGCGCTTCCATCGCCGGCCGGGTAAGCCTACCCATCTCACCGCCTCTGACCTGATCGAACCGGTTCTGGCCCTTTATGCAGGGCGTTTGACAAACTCCAGCATTCGGATCAAACGCAGCTACCGTTCCAAGGACGCGTTCCCATGCATGGAAGGCGATATGCGCCAGGTCATCAATAATCTGATTGGAAATGCCATAGACGCCATGCGCTCTGGCGGAACGCTCCACGTCCGGAGCGCCAACCTGGTCGATCACCTCACCGGTCAACACTCTATGAGGATCACCTTCTCCGATAGTGGCATTGGCATGAGCCCGGAGACGATGCAGCGCCTCTTTGAGGCGTTTTATACGACCAAGGGCGCCAGTGGAACAGGTCTGGGTATGTGGATCTCAAAAGAGATCATCGATAAACACGGTGGACGTCTCGCGATCCACTCCTCGGCCTCTGGTTCCCGTCGCGGGACCACGTTCCAGCTTTATCTGCCGACGACCTGCGTCGCGATTTAGCCTAAATCGGGCAGAATGCACCGGACAGCGTAGAATAGAAAGGATGGGCTGAACGCCGTCCGGCGCGCCCGTGAACCCGCAAACACATTCGCAACCTTCAGAACAGGAAAAACCAAGCCAGTGAGTACCTCGAAGACCGCCCAGACGATTCGCAACATCGCCATCATTGCCCACGTCGATCACGGCAAAACCACGCTTGTGGATGCCATGCTTCGCCAAAGCGGCACCTTCCGCGCCAACGAAGCCGTGGCCGACCGCGTCATGGACTCGAACGATCTCGAACGCGAGCGCGGTATCACCATTCTGGCCAAGAACACCGCCGTTGAGTATGGCGACGGCAAGATCAACATCGTGGACACACCGGGCCACGCCGACTTTGGCGGAGAAGTAGAACGCGCACTGAAGATGGTCGACGGCGTCGTCCTTCTTGTGGATGCCTCGGAAGGTCCCCTTCCCCAAACGCGTTACGTTCTGATGAAAGCCCTCGAAGCCGGTCTGACACCGATTCTCGTCGTCAACAAGATCGATCGCCCTGACGCGCGTCCCCAGGAAGTCCTGAACGAGGTTTATGACCTCTTCATCGACCTCGACGCCCGCGAAGACCAGCTCGACTTTCCCGTCGTTTACACCAACGGTAAGGCCGGTACGGCCACCATGGATCTCGCTAAGCCCGGCACAGATCTCGGTCCCCTCTTCGAGACCATCGTCAGCACGATCCAGCCTGCCAAGGGCGATCCCGAAGGCACACTGCAGATCCTGGTCACGAACCTGGATTACTCCGACTACCTCGGCCGCCTGGGTATTGCACGCGTCTTCAACGGCACGCTGCGTAACGGAGACACGGTCAACGTGGCAAAGCTCGACGGCACGATGCAGCAGGTAAAGGTCAGCAAGCTCTTCTCCTTCTCCGGCCTGAAGCGTACGGACATTGAAGAGACCACCACGGGCGACATCATCGCCGTCGCCGGTATCCCCGGTCTGACGATCGGTGAGAGCCTTTGCTCCCTTGTGGATCCTTCGCCCCTACCGCAGATCAACATCGATGAGCCGACGATCGCCATTCAGTTCTCGGTCAACAACTCGCCCTTCGCCGGTCGCGAAGGGCAGTACGTCACCAGCCGTAATATCCGCGAGCGTCTCGACCGCGAGCTTCTCACCAACGTCTCCATTCGCGTGGAAGACACCGGCTCACCCGATACCTTCAAGGTTCTGGGCCGTGGTGAACTTCAGCTTGCCGTTCTGATCGAAATGATGCGCCGCGAGAGCTTCGAGCTCATGGTCGGACGTCCTGAGATCGTGACCAAGCGCATCAACGGCGAACTGATGGAGCCGGTGGAGTACGTGACCATCGACGTTCCGGAAGAGTTTGCCGGGACCGTCATCCAGAAGCTTGGACCGCGCAAGGGCGAAATGGTCAAGATGCACGGCGCTGCCCGTACCCGCATGGAATTCAAGGTACCGTCGCGCGGCCTGATCGGCCTGCGTTCGGAGATGTTGACCGAAACGCGCGGCACGATCGTAATGAACTCGCTCTTCGATGGCTACATCGCCTACCAGGGAGAGATTCCGCAGCGTCCTTCGGGCGCTCTGATCTCTGACCGTACCGGCACCACCACCACCTATGCGCTCAACGGTCTGCAGGACCGCGGCGTGCTCTTCATGGGTGAAGGCGTGGAAGTTTACGAGGGCATGATCGTGGGCGAGCATTCGCGCGACAACGATCTCGATGTGAACGCGGTACGCGAAAAGAAGCTCACGAACATGCGTGCTTCTTCCGCGGACGATGCGCTTCGCCTCGTTCCCTACAAGCAGCTCACCCTGGAACAATGCATCGAGTTCATCGCAGAAGACGAACTTGTTGAAGTGACGCCAAAGTCGCTTCGCATGCGCAAGAAGGTGCTCCAGGCCAACCGTCGACCGCGCCGCAACCAGACCGTCGACGCATAGAAACAGAAAGTACCAACGGAGATGCCGGGCGATGACGTCCGGCATCTTCCGTTTGGGCGACAATTCACAAACCCCTCTGCTACCGTCATACAGAGCACGAAGAACAGGCAACGGCGAAACAGACAATGGCGCAGATACCTCCCCAGACCGCTCCCGTAACCACGACGCATGCCGTACCTGCGCCCATCTGGCTACAGCGCCTCTCGCTCTTTATCCTTGTGATCTTCTGCATCTATCTGGGCGGCCTGCTCACCATCCTTCCGTGGTGGAAGGAGATGTGGGACCACAATCCCTATCTTCTTTCCCATCCGCAGCTTGCAGCTCTGCTGCATAGCGGGGCGGTCAAAGGGCTGCTCAGCGGCCTGGGCATCATCGATGTCTGGATCGGCATCTCGGAACTGGTGCAGTACCGAGATTATCGCGGCTAGTTACAGCGGGCGTAGCATCAAACGCATCATGCCTTTTGACGATCCGACGCCACTCGACTCCGCATCCCTCGCCTACGAAAACTCCGACTTTCTAAACTCCCCCGACGCACGCATTCTCCGCATTATGGCGGAGTATACCGAGCCCATGGCCCGCTTTCGCCGCGAGCGAATCCAGGACACCGTCGTTTTCTTCGGCTCCGCGCGCTTCGACGCGCTCGACGATGCTCACCAGAAGATGCTGTTACTGGAGAACACCGGATCCGTCGAAACAAGCACGGAGGCCGACGCTCAACATAAAGCTGCGGTAGCAAATGTCGAGATGGCCCACTACTACGAGGATGCTCGTCAGCTTGCCCATCTCTGGACCGAGTTCGCACGCAAGCTTCCGGGTAAACGTCATCGCTACGTCGTTACCTCGGGCGGGGGCCCGGGAATTATGGAAGCCGCCAATCGCGGTGCGTATGAAGCAGGCGGAAAGACCATCGGTCTGAACATCAAGCTGCCGTTTGAGCAGCGACCGAATCCTTACATCACACCCGCGCTGAACTTCGAGTTCCACTACTTCTTCATGCGCAAG
This genomic stretch from Terriglobus saanensis SP1PR4 harbors:
- a CDS encoding PAS domain-containing sensor histidine kinase, with the protein product MIPNPDRRSSSATDAALREKLAEAVASETRALTQLEHAHHAIEARDKSVAVSDERSRQLLRANPFGILIGGLDGSVGYVNPPLLSLLGYAQEEIDNPAFTWRTITPPEFEEVDRKAIETLLATGSCPAYYKEYIARDGHRIPILIGAALIPNLEGGRDFAAFVTDLSQLRRTEEQLAESRALLEKQYAEMEVLYRTAPIGLAYFDPKDFRYLRLNDAQAEIVGKPKEEILGHSVTEIAPIQGLREMFEQVASGQPVVNQLLEGELPERPGEKRAWTVNYFPVFSPQGEVQGITAASLEITAQKRAESALRQNEKLAAVGRLASSISHEINNPLEAITNLLYLARHEENSEKRNSYLETAEREVARVSQIATQTLRFHRRPGKPTHLTASDLIEPVLALYAGRLTNSSIRIKRSYRSKDAFPCMEGDMRQVINNLIGNAIDAMRSGGTLHVRSANLVDHLTGQHSMRITFSDSGIGMSPETMQRLFEAFYTTKGASGTGLGMWISKEIIDKHGGRLAIHSSASGSRRGTTFQLYLPTTCVAI
- a CDS encoding radical SAM protein; amino-acid sequence: MSSGTVTLPPARRALPLKRRLKAATRRLRELGSIASAVLSTGHPYMAHIVPMRRCNLACTYCNEYDDHSDPTPIEEMERRIDHLGRLGTSVITISGGEPLLHPDLDRVIARIRKTGAIAGMITNGYLLNKDRIERLNKAGLDHMQISIDNVMPDDVSKKSLKVLDQRLIWLAQHADFHVNINSVVGGGIPNPQDAYVVSMRALELGFSSTIGIIHDGSGQLRPLGGEERNVWEKVRNLTRRSYSRFNGFQEQIANGMPNDWRCRAGGRYLYVCEDGLVHYCSQQRGYPGTPLAEYKTEDVKREFLTEKSCAPNCTISCVHQVSYIDHWRAPQTSQITPPRAENGHGELVQIT
- a CDS encoding TIGR00730 family Rossman fold protein, whose protein sequence is MPFDDPTPLDSASLAYENSDFLNSPDARILRIMAEYTEPMARFRRERIQDTVVFFGSARFDALDDAHQKMLLLENTGSVETSTEADAQHKAAVANVEMAHYYEDARQLAHLWTEFARKLPGKRHRYVVTSGGGPGIMEAANRGAYEAGGKTIGLNIKLPFEQRPNPYITPALNFEFHYFFMRKFWFAYLAKALVVFPGGFGTLDEMFELLTLAQTHKLAKKMTIVIYGSEYWKSVINLDALADKGAIAVKDKELFRFADTPEDAFRMLREGILAQDADCCPGETFTPIPDTPAPSAQEELGPDIAKTLR
- the typA gene encoding translational GTPase TypA — translated: MSTSKTAQTIRNIAIIAHVDHGKTTLVDAMLRQSGTFRANEAVADRVMDSNDLERERGITILAKNTAVEYGDGKINIVDTPGHADFGGEVERALKMVDGVVLLVDASEGPLPQTRYVLMKALEAGLTPILVVNKIDRPDARPQEVLNEVYDLFIDLDAREDQLDFPVVYTNGKAGTATMDLAKPGTDLGPLFETIVSTIQPAKGDPEGTLQILVTNLDYSDYLGRLGIARVFNGTLRNGDTVNVAKLDGTMQQVKVSKLFSFSGLKRTDIEETTTGDIIAVAGIPGLTIGESLCSLVDPSPLPQINIDEPTIAIQFSVNNSPFAGREGQYVTSRNIRERLDRELLTNVSIRVEDTGSPDTFKVLGRGELQLAVLIEMMRRESFELMVGRPEIVTKRINGELMEPVEYVTIDVPEEFAGTVIQKLGPRKGEMVKMHGAARTRMEFKVPSRGLIGLRSEMLTETRGTIVMNSLFDGYIAYQGEIPQRPSGALISDRTGTTTTYALNGLQDRGVLFMGEGVEVYEGMIVGEHSRDNDLDVNAVREKKLTNMRASSADDALRLVPYKQLTLEQCIEFIAEDELVEVTPKSLRMRKKVLQANRRPRRNQTVDA